Genomic window (Vampirovibrionales bacterium):
GCGCGCGGCCTGCCACTGAAAACCGAGGCCGACGGCCGCGTCTTCCCTCAAAGCGACAGCGCCCAGGACGTGATCGCGCTGTTTCTGGCGCAAGCCCGCGCGCGCGGCGTTTCCCTGCGCGTCAACGCCCGCATCGACAGTCTAAACGTCGAGCCCGACGGCGGATTTTTAATCGCGCTGAACGACGCGTCGACCCTGCGCGCCCAGGCCATCGCTCTGGCGACCGGCTACAGTCCCAGCGGCTGGCGGCTGGCTCAGGGGTTGGGGCATCGGGTGATTGCGCCGGTTCCCTCGCTGTTTCCGTTTCGCGCACAAAGCCCGCTGATTGCCGATCTGGCGGGCGTGACGCTGCAAGGCGTCGGCGGCTCGCTGCTGATTCGTGACAAGCGCGTCGCCCAAGCCGAAGGAGACTTGCTCATCACCCATCACGGCGTCTCAGGGCCGTTGGCTTACCGTTTGTCGGCCTGGGGCGCGCGCGCGCTGGCGGACGCCCAGTATCAGGCAACCTTGCGACTGGATCTCGCGCCGTCGCGCTCGCAAGACGCCCTGACCAGCGAGCTGCTCGCGCTGTTTCGCGCAGAAGCGGGCGGCCGTCAGGCGGCCAACGCCATTTGGGGAACGCTTCCCAGACGCTTCTGGCGGGCGTTGCTCAGCCATGTCGAGATCGCCGCTGAGGCGCGCGCCGATCAGATCCCCACCGCCGCGCTGCGACGACTGGCCGAGCGGATGAAACGCCTCACGCTGCCTATTGGGGGGCGAAGCCCTTCTAAAGAAGAGTTCGTCAGTTGCGGCGGCGTGGCGCTATCCGAAGTGAATTTCACCCGCATGGAAAGCCGCCTGCGCCCCGGTCTGCATTTTGCGGGCGAAATTCTGGATATTGATGGCCTGACGGGCGGATTCAACTTTCAGGCCTGTTGGAGCGCGGGCTGGACGGCGGGACAAGCCATGTTGTCATAAGACTTTCTCCTCTTCAAAACGTCATCTGTT
Coding sequences:
- a CDS encoding NAD(P)/FAD-dependent oxidoreductase, with protein sequence MTAIERVDAVIIGGGAAGFFTALTLAERRPQARLAILEAGGRPLQKVGLSGGGRCNLTHACFDAQDLITRYPRGSKALLSLFSRFSPAEAMAWFEARGLPLKTEADGRVFPQSDSAQDVIALFLAQARARGVSLRVNARIDSLNVEPDGGFLIALNDASTLRAQAIALATGYSPSGWRLAQGLGHRVIAPVPSLFPFRAQSPLIADLAGVTLQGVGGSLLIRDKRVAQAEGDLLITHHGVSGPLAYRLSAWGARALADAQYQATLRLDLAPSRSQDALTSELLALFRAEAGGRQAANAIWGTLPRRFWRALLSHVEIAAEARADQIPTAALRRLAERMKRLTLPIGGRSPSKEEFVSCGGVALSEVNFTRMESRLRPGLHFAGEILDIDGLTGGFNFQACWSAGWTAGQAMLS